CCACAGACataaacaaattacaaaacaatAATCAAATTTCTCAATTCGAAAATGCAGGCAACCTTTGATTTCCGAAACCCTTGATTCCCGACCACATTGTCCCGCTGTTCGATTCTCGCTGGTTGAATCAAGGTTTCCTTTTCACTACGCTGTGTGTATGTCTCTGTGCCTGTGTTTATGTCTCGTTTTTCGCTTTGACTTCAATTTATTCTCAGTTTTCGCCTCACGATTAATTCATGTTTTTCTTTGATTCCGTGTAACTTTCAGGTTTGGATTGTTGTATGAGTCTACGCCGGTAAGATCACTGTCCTATTTTGCCCCTTTTGTGTTGGGTGTTTTCCTTAGCTTTGTGGGTATGGCTGTTAACATGTTCTCTCATCTCTGcactttttttgaaagtgagcTAGAAGCAAAGGATGATTGTTCATTTCCAATGCCCCATGTATGCATGCATGCTCCTTCTTGTATATTTCTCACTTCCAATGCAGCACAAGAGGTGGCTTAGTTGACATGATATATatggttgaaacttgaaactagGAAAAAATTTCAGTTCTTCTACTTCCATTATATCAATTAAACCTATATCCTTGTATGGTTAACTATTTCaggttaaaatatataaaaaaactttTAATTGATGATTGTTATTAGAGGAATGAGGAGGTATTTCAGGAGTGCAAAAGATTTTCTCAGATACCAGTTGTACTTTGACAAATCTTCCCCAGTTTTGCTTAGACCAATGGGCATTTTAATTTCAAGTGCAACACCTGTGGTACATATGATTTGAAAACTTTACGACATTTAGTTTTAAGGCCTTGTCCAAAACAGAACATTTGATTGAATAAGACAGATACTCGACCTTCTTTTGATtgaatttattttctttatttctttttatgGAGTTTAGATTGGCATGCTTAGTTTTCTAGTTCAACTTTGTATATCAACACTCGTTTTCTCTTCCATCACATTTCCACCCACTTTCTCTCCCTGTCTCTCTCcttttcctatcacatcaccATCATACCTCTCACTTCTCACTCTTctattcctatctctctcaaGCTGTAGATGCATTGTGGGTGTCAAtgaactttttcctttttgaatATTGAAACGCTGGGCAAGGGCAACAAGTGTTTTTGTTATCTCCCCTGCTATTTTGTGTTCTATGTAAGTTAATATGAAAAAGTTCTTGATGAATGCTAGCTTTACTTTGTTCATAGACCATATATTGTATTTTTTCCATCTCAGAAATCTTTGAAAATTTAGTTGCATTTTGCATTTGGTAGCCTGTAGCAGAAGTAACCGCTGGctgataaaaaaaatggcaCCCAATCCAAAAGTAATCGCAGCATTTCGTGCAATGGCAAATCTTGGAATTCATGAATCAACAGTGAAACCGGTATTAAAGAAACTACTTAAACTGTATGATAAAAACTGGGAACTTATTGAAGAAGAGAATTATAGGGCTCTTGCAGATGCAATATTTGAGGAGGATGAAAATAAGGTGTACTTCCCACATTATCAtctatttgtttttctttatccACATTCTAGTCTATTCTACATACTCTCAAGTCTCATCTATTATCTGATATTATTAACAGGTGCCAGAGCCGGACCAGAATAATAATAGCAAGAAAGTTGATGTACATAACACTTCTTATTCCCTTTTGCTGAGTTTGTCCGTTTTTCTTACTTGCTTAAGCCTATGACTGCTGAAATGTCTTCTGGCTTTTAAAATATCCAGGAACGGGCGGCACATGATGAAGCTCAAGTGCATGATGAGCCATTGCGACCATTGAAGAGGTTGCGCTTAAGAGGCCAAGAGGGTCATTCTTCACGCCTTCTGAGTAACCCTGGCCCCAGTTCTGCTGCCTTTCCATTGAAAACACCTAAATTAGAAGATGACGCAACAATACCTGGAAGTAGTGCAAGGATTGAAGGGCATCAAGTTCAACCACAAGATGCTATTGTTGACAAGGGAAAGCAACCTGTGTCACCTCAAGATATTCCCGGAGGGAGAAGAATTTTATCTAACGGAAATTCCCCTGCTGTGCCATCGTCAAAAAACAAAATGCCTTATCCTTACAATTTTATCATTCCCAAGGATGAGCCTGTAGATGATATACCAGATTATGTGGTTCCCCTTGCAGTGATTCATCCTGGTATTCAACTGACCATGCCCTGATGAgaagcttcttttgctctctctctctctctctctctctctctctctctctctctctctctctatttttGTGTCATCTTGGTATTAACTTCATGGTCAACTTGTGTTTAGTTTTAATAATAAGTACGGTATATTTTTTGGTAACGTTGCGCACTAGATGGTAAAGTTTCTTAGGAAAATACAGGAAAAACTTATTGCTAATATACCTCAGAAGAAAAATAGTAGTCAATGTGCAAAATTGAGCTCAACAGTGATGATTTTTGTTGGAACTCAACTGAGTAATTTTAGCCCTTAAATGCCAGCATTTCACTGGGGCACACAATGTGATTCCACTGGCATATGATACAGGCATGTTCCTACTTGCATACTGTACGGCTTCTGCATTTTCAGAAAGTCTTTCATAAGATGCTTTCTGCTTGCTGTTGCTTTTATATGTGGAACTGTGGAAGGAACCCTGGTTCCTGGCATCAGGATTCAGAATTTGTCTTATGCCAAAGAAATGATACTTTTGTGtcatatatatattagtttttGTCCTTCTGTTGCCAACCTCCATTCaactttgaagtttgaattgatgattgtttgatgagttttattttgatttgtttttcctCTAAAGAACCAACAAGTGGAGGAGACTTGTCAATGAAGAATGATGCAACTGGAAAGCAAGATGGCCATGGCATAGTGGCATCACAATGCAgagatgaagatgttgaagGTGAAGAAGTTCTTCCTTCCTTAAATGAAGAAGCGACTTCTAATGCAGACCTAGCCTCATCATCTATGGGAGAGGTAAAGGTTTCTCAAAGTTGCATCCCAGTTCTTGGGATCAGATTTTCTTTTGCCTTGTGGTGGCCAAACTCTAAGAACTAATAGAGGATAATGTCTGCAATCATATAAAATCACTAACCCTAATTTTTCTGTCCTGAATCTGTTGAGAGATGGGTGTGATGGTTCGTTGGGAGTTAGAACTGATTTAAATAATGATTCACAGGAGGGATCTGTAAAGAAAGCTGTTGACGTTGCAAAGGAATCTGAGGCAAATGGCGATCTTGTTGTCAGTGGCAATAAAGATTTAGAGATGCACTCTTGCACTTCAAATGGATCACTCAGTGCTAAGCCTTCTACTGCCTTGGTTGCACTTCAAGATCCCATATCTCCACCTTGTTCGAGTGGTCAGGATGATCTTATGCTAGTTTCCAATAATGTTGGAATGGATGATATCTTAGATCATGATTATGGGAAGGAGCTCAGGGATCCTATATCTCCAAATTCATGTAACTTAGTTGATGCTTCTAAGAATCAGCTTACAAGTAATGATATAAAGGCTGTCTGTGATGTTAATGACCTCACAAAGGGAgaagaaagagtgaaaattTCATGGGTAAATAACACTACTGATGATCACCCACCATCCTTTCATTACATTCCCCGAAACCTTGTGTTCCGAGATGCGCATCTTGATATTTCTCTATCTCGTATTGGGAATGAGGATTGTTGTTTTACTTGTATGGGCAATTGTGTCTTGTCATCTAAACCATGTCGTTGTGCAAATAAAACTGGCGGTGAATTTGCTTACACTGCACAAGGCCTACTAAAGGAAGAGTTCTTGGAAGAGTGTATTGCCATGAGCCGCGGCACTCAAAATTATTTCTACTGCAAAGACTGCCCGTTTGAAAAATCTAAGAATGATGACGGGTTAGAACCATGTAAAGGACACTTGAAGAGGAAGTTTATTAAGGAGTGCTGGAGCAAATGTGGCTGTGGGAAACATTGTGGCAATCGGGTTGTCCAGCGTGGAATAACTTGCAACCTGCAGGTGATGTTTTAAGTCATCTTTACCCTAGCAAACaaatatattttcttaaatGTTGATGTCAATGAGGTGACGCTTAAACTATTTACATTCTTAAAGACATCTATTCCTTCATAGAACTTTATTTAGATATGTTTTCTCTAATAATTTCGCACTACACAGGTGTTTTTAACTCCAGATGGAAAAGGGTGGGGTCTTCGCACCTTAGAGGATCTTCCAAAAGGTGCATTTGTATGTGAATTTGTTGGAGAAATTTTAACGGTCAAGGAGTTGCATGAGAGAAATTTGAAATTTCCCAAAAATGGGAAATATACATATCCAATTTTATTGGATGCTGATTGGGATTCAGGAGTCGTTAAGGATACAAAAGCCCTTTGCTTGTATGCAGCATCATATGGGAATGCTGCTAGGTTTATTAACCACAGGTACTAAAGTTTCTCAACTTTCACTCAAGTGTTTTGTGATTATTTATAAAAGGTTAACTCTAGAGATTCTCCTGTGCTCTGTagcttttattaattatttattttaattataaaggATGAATTTTAGCAATTTAGTCCTCTACGTGTTGAGGCAGACATTGTTATTTACTTTTTAATGGTCTTGGGAGTCAGCAATGGGCCCCTGTTTAGTTCATCAACTTTATAAATTTCCTCAACTCAACAGGTGAATATTCTGCCAAATATCAATTGAACAAGAGCAGTTCAATATTTTTAGATAGTAACATGTAATGGTTTAAATACCATTTTTCACTGGCCTCCTAAGGTTCGATACTGGGTGAGCAAGTGGTTTGCTGACCATGTCATTCTTGAAGCGAAAATCATCCTAATCCAGTAGCTTTAATTTTGCCACTGTGTGTGTTAAAGGGAGAACCTTTATTACTTCTCCAGTATAAATTTAATTggatttattaatatattttttacaattcttTTGTCCGTCAAATATTTGCTTTAGTGCTTTTTTGAGTTCCTGGGAAGagtagaagattgaagaaggcaatttttttttcctctttgttgtGAGTTGAAGTTAGGTGCTTCACATAATGAACAAATGCCACAATGTAAGAAGAAAAATATCAGGCAATATATGTGAAGAAAGGGGCGGGGGAGGATATCATT
This is a stretch of genomic DNA from Lotus japonicus ecotype B-129 chromosome 1, LjGifu_v1.2. It encodes these proteins:
- the LOC130730496 gene encoding probable inactive histone-lysine N-methyltransferase SUVR2, with translation MAPNPKVIAAFRAMANLGIHESTVKPVLKKLLKLYDKNWELIEEENYRALADAIFEEDENKVPEPDQNNNSKKVDERAAHDEAQVHDEPLRPLKRLRLRGQEGHSSRLLSNPGPSSAAFPLKTPKLEDDATIPGSSARIEGHQVQPQDAIVDKGKQPVSPQDIPGGRRILSNGNSPAVPSSKNKMPYPYNFIIPKDEPVDDIPDYVVPLAVIHPEPTSGGDLSMKNDATGKQDGHGIVASQCRDEDVEGEEVLPSLNEEATSNADLASSSMGEEGSVKKAVDVAKESEANGDLVVSGNKDLEMHSCTSNGSLSAKPSTALVALQDPISPPCSSGQDDLMLVSNNVGMDDILDHDYGKELRDPISPNSCNLVDASKNQLTSNDIKAVCDVNDLTKGEERVKISWVNNTTDDHPPSFHYIPRNLVFRDAHLDISLSRIGNEDCCFTCMGNCVLSSKPCRCANKTGGEFAYTAQGLLKEEFLEECIAMSRGTQNYFYCKDCPFEKSKNDDGLEPCKGHLKRKFIKECWSKCGCGKHCGNRVVQRGITCNLQVFLTPDGKGWGLRTLEDLPKGAFVCEFVGEILTVKELHERNLKFPKNGKYTYPILLDADWDSGVVKDTKALCLYAASYGNAARFINHRCLDANLIEIPVEVEDPAHHYYHFAFFTSRKISAQEELTWDYSINFDDHDQPAELFQCRCGSKFCRNMKRPNRSIRSSTSGL